DNA sequence from the Streptomyces sp. NBC_01497 genome:
CAGCCCGACGGGCTGGGTGGCCGAACAGGCGAAGGAATATGCGGAGTCCGGCGGCACCCGGGGTACCGATGTCAACGGCTCACCCTGCCTCCTGCTCGACTACCGGGGCCGCACCTCAGGCGTGTGGCGCCGCACCGTCCTCATCTACGGACGGGACGGTGAGGACTACCTGGTCGTCGCGTCCAAGGGTGGCGCCGACGAACACCCGCTCTGGTACCTCAACCTGGTGGCGGAGCCCGACGTCCGCGTGCAGGTCGGGCCCGAGCGGTTCGCCGCGCGTGCCGAGACCCTCTCCACCGGCCAGAAGGCTCGCGTGTGGCCCGGACTGCTCGATGTCTACGCGCCCTACGCCGATTACCAGGCGAAGACGGAACGCGACATCCCCGTGGTCCGCCTTCGCCGCGCCCAGGGCTGAGCCTCTTCGCGGACCGCCACCTTTCGCGGCCGAGCGCTACCGGGTGGACCTGGGTGGACACGTGTGGACCCGCGTGGACCCGGTGCACGGCGGGCGGTTCCGGGTTGACTGTTGCGAACGGCCCAACGGCCCAAGGCCCAACGGCCCAACGGCCGAACGGCAAAACAGCCGGGCGGCTCCTCGCCGGTCCGCCGCAGTCCGAGACGGCCCACCGCCGACATCCCCCGCATACGCGGGCGGGGCCACCCGGGCGGGGAACATGGGAGCACCCTCAGTTCGGCGCCACGAAGCCGGACTCGTACGCCGCGATGACCGCCTGCGTGCGATCCCGTGCTCCCAACTTGGCCAGCACACCGCTGACATGAGACTTCACCGTCTCCGGGGAGACTACGAGCCGCGCCGCGATCTCGGCGTTCGTCAGTCCCCTCGCCATCAGCCGGAGCACCTCCGACTCGCGATCCGTCAGCCCCGCCCTCTCCAGGCCCTTGCGCGCCTGCGCGTTGCCGTACTCCGCCGCCAACGAGCGGAGCGCGGCGGGAAAGAGCAGCGAGTCGCCCGCGGCGATCAGCCGTACAGCGTTCACGATCTCGGCGGGCCTCGCGCGCTTGAGCAGGAAGCCGTCCGCACCGGCACGCAGCGCCTCGTACACGTACTCGTCGTTCTCGAACGTCGTGATCACCAGGATCTTCGGTGGGTCCTCCGGGAACGCGCGCAGCACCGCGCGGGTCGCGTCGATCCCGTCCAGCAGCGGCATCCGTACATCCATCGCCACCACGTCCGGGCGCAGTCGGCGCACGAGGGGAACCACCGAGGCGCCGTCGGCGGCCTCGCCGACCACGTCGATGTCGGGCTGCGCCTCCAGTAACACCCGAAGCCCCGCACGGACCAACGGCTCGTCATCGACGAGGAGAACACTGACTGGCATACGGCCAGGCTATCGGCGAGCGACGACACTCACCGGAATCCGTCGAGCGGCAGGCGCGCGCTCACCCGCCACTCCCCGTCACGGGGGCCCGCCACCGCCTCCCCGCCGAGCAGCGCGGCCCGCTCCTCCATCCCGCGCAACCCTCCGCCCCCGCCCCCGGCCGGGCCCCTGTCCGCGCCCGGCGCCGCCCCCGCGACGGCGGGCAGCGGATTGCTCACCCGCAGGTCGAGCGAGCACTCCGTCACATCGATGTGCACGCGCACCGGCACGGGGCCCGAATGGCGCAGCACGTTGGTCAACGCCTCCTGCAGGATGCGGTAACCCTCGCGGGAAAACGCCCCCGGCACCTGCTCCACCGGCCCCGACACCTTCACCTCCACCGCGGCCCCCGAGGCACGCGCCGAGTCCAGCAGACGGTCGGCGTCCGCCAGTGTCGGGCGCCGTGAGACGCCCTGGGGCGCTTCCCGCAGGACCAGGAGCACGCGTTCCAGGTCCTGGAGGGCGACCCGGCCGGTCTCCTCGATCGCGGCGAGCGCGCGGTCCGTGAACGCCGCGTCGCCGGCTGTCCGCGCCGCGCCCGCCTGGACCACGGCCAGGGTCAGCGCGTGTCCTATCGAGTCGTGCAGTTCGTGGGCGATGCGTGTGCGCTCCAGCAACTGTTCCGTACGTGCCTCCAGGGAGGCGACCCGCTCGCCCCGCGACGGACCGAGGAGACGCCGCGCGACA
Encoded proteins:
- a CDS encoding sensor histidine kinase; the encoded protein is MVRFLRPLASPVTFTRWLHLAVPMAFFAVWSYIVPGLGGLWMPALALVPFGLLRWMRHAEALQAQLLLEPHERAGHAQAVSVAPAATWTDRWRTALWLQARLLMSLLFLVTFVYLPMIAVALMAGAIGGTPGDLVLMSGLSPHWWWGPCSVLFLAAAVASSVGVGSLEAYVARRLLGPSRGERVASLEARTEQLLERTRIAHELHDSIGHALTLAVVQAGAARTAGDAAFTDRALAAIEETGRVALQDLERVLLVLREAPQGVSRRPTLADADRLLDSARASGAAVEVKVSGPVEQVPGAFSREGYRILQEALTNVLRHSGPVPVRVHIDVTECSLDLRVSNPLPAVAGAAPGADRGPAGGGGGGLRGMEERAALLGGEAVAGPRDGEWRVSARLPLDGFR
- a CDS encoding response regulator transcription factor — translated: MPVSVLLVDDEPLVRAGLRVLLEAQPDIDVVGEAADGASVVPLVRRLRPDVVAMDVRMPLLDGIDATRAVLRAFPEDPPKILVITTFENDEYVYEALRAGADGFLLKRARPAEIVNAVRLIAAGDSLLFPAALRSLAAEYGNAQARKGLERAGLTDRESEVLRLMARGLTNAEIAARLVVSPETVKSHVSGVLAKLGARDRTQAVIAAYESGFVAPN
- a CDS encoding nitroreductase family deazaflavin-dependent oxidoreductase; amino-acid sequence: MAEHDDAVISPTGWVAEQAKEYAESGGTRGTDVNGSPCLLLDYRGRTSGVWRRTVLIYGRDGEDYLVVASKGGADEHPLWYLNLVAEPDVRVQVGPERFAARAETLSTGQKARVWPGLLDVYAPYADYQAKTERDIPVVRLRRAQG